One Schistocerca nitens isolate TAMUIC-IGC-003100 chromosome 1, iqSchNite1.1, whole genome shotgun sequence DNA segment encodes these proteins:
- the LOC126237539 gene encoding uncharacterized protein LOC126237539: MPATSPLLSLLLPLVLVAGAPVRYDQRQEGDFNVHAHLENFVVVLIPTAGSNGGLGILDFLKKSGANVRTAEQPIQVTVVEGPPKDQQQRQEDPQQEPQQQREGEEDLQAAGTQALEAVLVAESPALVLSRAATGHQGQPPLEQHAAAEHVSTQRREGKAVREGAGTGGCPQGQFRDATGVCHYIGSDQRIGDQSFFGLEPPLED, translated from the exons ATGCCGGCCACGTCCCCGCTGCTGTCGCTCCTGCTGCCGCTCGTGCTGGTGGCCGGCGCGCCGGTGCGCTACGACCAGCGCCAGGAGGGCGACTTCAACGTGCACGCGCACCTCGAGAACTTCGTGGTCGTGCTCATCCCCACGGCCGGCAGCAACGGCGGGCTCGGCATCCTCGACTTCCTCAAGAAGTCCGGCGCCAACGTGCGCACCGCCGAACAACCCATACAG GTCACTGTAGTGGAGGGCCCGCCGAAGGATCAGCAGCAGCGTCAGGAGGATCCCCAGCAagaaccgcagcagcagcgcgaggGGGAGGAGGACCTGCAGGCGGCGGGCACGCAGGCGCTGGAGGCGGTGCTGGTGGCAGAGTCGCCGGCGCTGGTGCTGTCCAGGGCGGCCACCGGACACCAGGGGCAGCCGCCGCTGGAACAGCACGCGGCCGCAGAGCACGTGTCCACTCAGAGGAGGGAAGGCAAGGCGGTGCGCGAAGGTGCCGGTACCGGAGGCTGTCCACAGGGCCAGTTCCGCGATGCCACCGGCGTCTGCCATTACATCGG